The Gallus gallus isolate bGalGal1 chromosome 28, bGalGal1.mat.broiler.GRCg7b, whole genome shotgun sequence genome has a segment encoding these proteins:
- the LOC425795 gene encoding ectoderm-neural cortex protein 1, with protein sequence MSVSSHENRKSRSSSGSMNIHLFHKPGHADSLLTHLNLLRKRHLFTDAVLRAGNRTFHCHRAVLAACSRYFDAMFSGGLKESRDAEVNFHDSLHPEVLELLLDYAYSARVLINEENAESLLEAGDMLQFQDVRDASADFLEKNLYPGNCLNMLLLSDAHCCERLLELSWRMALANFTSLCKTEDFLRLPKDKLLELVESEELEVEDESLVYEAVMGWIRYDLPRRHEVLPELLRSVRLALLPESYLRNEVACEKLVVSHKLGEEIVADAVRCKMRILQNDGVVTGCCARPRKVSQALLLLGGQTFVCDKIYTLDQKTREIIPRADIPSPRKECSACAVGCKVYITGGKGSENGASRDVWVYDTLHDEWAKAAPMLVARFGHGSAELDHCLYVVGGHTAVSGAFPASPSVSLKQVEHYDPQLDKWSLVAPLREGVSNAAVVGARMKLFVFGGTSANQEKLPKVQCFDPRQNRWTVPGSCPQPWRYTAAAVVGSHVIVIGGDTEFSASSAYRFHSDTFQWSKFGDVTAKRISCRAVTSGNRLYVVGGYCGAQRCKTLDCYDPSSDTWSSVTTVPYSLIPTAFVSTWKYLAA encoded by the coding sequence ATGTCCGTCAGCAGCCACGAGAACCGGAAATCCCGCTCGAGTTCGGGCTCCATGAACATCCACCTCTTCCACAAGCCGGGCCACGCCGACAGCCTCCTCACCCACCTGAACCTCCTCCGCAAGCGGCACCTCTTCACCGACGCGGTGCTGCGGGCGGGGAACCGCACCTTCCACTGCCACCGTGCCGTGCTGGCCGCCTGCAGCCGCTACTTCGACGCCATGTTCAGCGGCGGCCTGAAGGAGAGCAGGGACGCCGAGGTCAACTTCCACGACTCCCTCCACCCCgaggtgctggagctgctgctggactACGCCTACTCGGCCCGGGTGCTGATCAACGAGGAGAACGCCGAGTCGCTGCTGGAGGCCGGGGACATGCTGCAGTTCCAGGACGTTCGGGACGCCTCGGCCGACTTCCTGGAGAAGAACCTTTACCCCGGGAACTGCCTcaacatgctgctgctgtctgatgCCCACTGCTGCGAGcggctgctggagctgtcctGGAGGATGGCGTTGGCCAACTTCACCTCCCTCTGCAAGACCGAAGACTTCCTGCGGCTGCCCAAGGACAAACTGCTGGAGCTGGTGGAGAGCGAAGAGCTGGAGGTGGAGGACGAGAGCCTGGTGTACGAAGCCGTCATGGGCTGGATCCGCTACGATCTGCCCCGGCGGCACGAGGTTCTGCCCGAGCTGCTGCGCTCCGTGCGCCTGGCCCTCCTGCCCGAGTCCTACCTGCGCAATGAGGTGGCCTGCGAGAAGCTGGTGGTCAGCCACAAGCTGGGGGAGGAGATCGTGGCCGACGCGGTGCGGTGCAAAATGAGGATCCTGCAGAACGACGGCGTGGTGACGGGGTGCTGCGCCCGGCCCCGCAAGGTCAGccaagccctgctgctgctcggcGGCCAGACCTTCGTGTGCGATAAGATCTACACGCTGGACCAGAAGACCCGCGAGATCATTCCCCGCGCCGACATCCCGAGCCCTCGCAAAGAGTGCAGCGCCTGCGCCGTCGGCTGCAAGGTGTACATCACGGGCGGGAAGGGCTCCGAGAACGGCGCTTCCAGGGACGTCTGGGTGTACGATACGCTCCACGACGAGTGGGCCAAGGCTGCTCCCATGCTGGTGGCGCGGTTCGGCCACGGCTCCGCAGAACTGGACCACTGTCTGTACGTGGTGGGAGGGCACACGGCGGTGAGCGGCGCCTTCCCGGCCTCTCCCTCCGTCTCTCTCAAGCAAGTGGAACATTACGACCCCCAGCTGGACAAGTGGTCCTTGGTGGCCCCTCTCCGGGAGGGAGTGAGCAACGCCGCCGTGGTGGGGGCCAGGATGAAGCTGTTTGTTTTCGGCGGCACCAGCGCCAACCAGGAGAAGCTGCCCAAGGTGCAGTGCTTCGACCCCCGCCAGAACCGCTGGACGGTGCCCGGCAGCTGCCCGCAGCCCTGGCGCTACAcggcggcggcggtggtggGCAGCCACGTCATCGTCATCGGGGGGGACACGGAGTTCTCCGCCAGCTCCGCGTACCGCTTCCACAGCGACACCTTCCAGTGGTCCAAGTTTGGGGACGTGACGGCGAAGCGCATCAGCTGCCGCGCCGTTACGTCGGGCAATAGGCTGTACGTGGTGGGGGGGTACTGCGGGGCGCAGCGCTGCAAGACGTTGGACTGCTACGATCCCTCATCCGACACCTGGAGCAGCGTCACCACGGTGCCTTACTCCCTCATCCCCACCGCCTTCGTCAGCACCTGGAAGTACCTGGCTGCCTGA